In one Brassica oleracea var. oleracea cultivar TO1000 chromosome C9, BOL, whole genome shotgun sequence genomic region, the following are encoded:
- the LOC106314444 gene encoding uncharacterized protein LOC106314444 has product MENSLELWDALQHRYDHQKMVLLPKASNDKKNLRFLDYKSVDEYNSVLFKTVSMLRLCGEIVTEEELLEKTFSTFHSSNIILQQQYRMKGFATYTDLISCLLLAEANNELLMKNSEARPVGTAPLPEANEVEKKGPNECNYVQNNKRSHGNGHGGYKGHGHDNYSNSRDNYSAGRRGNHNNRGPCSNPGRGRGSYGRGRESMKNKNLEAHMVHDSGYEADNESDIAKDDQMDFETSDCLKD; this is encoded by the exons ATGGAAAATTCACTAGAACTTTGGGATGCTTTACAGCATAGATATGATCACCAGAAAATGGTGTTACTTCCAAAGGCTAGCAACGACAAGAAAAATCTCAGATTCTTGGATTACAAGTCGGTGGATGAGTACAATTCAGTCTTATTTAAGACGGTCTCAATGCTGAGACTTTGTGGTGAAATAGTAACCGAAGAAGAGTTACTTGAGAAAACATTCTCTACATTTCATTCATCAAACATAATACTGCAGCAGCAGTACAGAATGAAAGGCTTCGCCACATATACTGATCTGATCTCGTGTCTACTTCTGGCCGAGGCAAACAATGAGCTCCTGATGAAGAACAGTGAAGCTAGACCTGTTGGAACAGCCCCATTACCAGAAGCCAATGAAGTTGAAAAGAAAGGCCCTAATGAGTGCAACTACGTCCAAAACAATAAGAGATCACACGGCAATGGCCATGGTGGTTACAAGGGACATGGCCATGACAATTACTCGAACAGCCGAGACAACTACTCGGCCGGCCGGAGAGGAAACCACAATAACCGTGGTCCTTGTTCCAATCCTGGCCGTGGCCGAGGAAGTTATGGCCGTGGTCGAG AAAGTATGAAGAACAAGAACCTGGAGGCTCACATGGTTCATGATTCCGGTTATGAGGCTGATAATGAATCCGACATTGCTAAAGATGACCAAATGGATTTTGAAACTTCTGATTGTCTCAAGGACTAA